TTAACGGTCCACCGTTAATCACACCGTTCTGTTCCACTTAGAGACCCGACGGATGGTCCGCGGGATAAAAACACACGtacagtttttatatatatatatatatatatatatatatatatatatatatatatatatatatatatatatatatatatatatacatatatatatatacatatatatatacatatatatatatatatatatatatatatatatatatatatatatatatatatatatatatatatatatatatatatatatatatataaaaataaaaaccattatGTCATAGCGCTGCTCTTCACAAAACACTCCGGGGTGAGCTGGCGGCGAGGAGGCAAACAACGTGAATAATGGATGGAAATAATGTCCAGATAGATGGAGTTCGGCCAAATTATGAAATCATGCGCTTCTTCCCCGCTCATTATTTGAAGTCATGCTTGGAAAAACAGGTGTTTCCAATAGCGGGTCGCTGGTCTCTACCCTCCCCCCGCTTCGTTTTCTGATGATGGTTCAGATATGATATTTCATGGCTGACAGGAAGTGATTGGGGAGAGACATGCGTGTAATGGATGCTGATTGGAGCCCGGCTAAACCCTGGAATCTAACAAGAAGGAGAACCGCGGAATGAACGCTGcgtgtttttttctccttcttcgtATGATTATGAGGGGATTTCTGCGTCTCTTTAAACAGGTGCCATGTTAATGTGCAGCTGAGTGCAGTTGGCACCGCAGATTTATCCTCCGTCATCGTGATAAACAGAACCAGCAGGGAGAGAACTGCTCTTTTTCTGGGGGTCTTTTTCTTCCACTTGGGTTTATGATGGATGCATTGCGTCAGCGTTGGGAGTCTGTGATGTGGAGCGAAGcagatgtgtgttttaaaagcagTGTGATTGATAATGGTGTcgtttgttgttgctgtgtaGCTCCGACCGACTCCcacacattttaacatatttccAAAAGATAATCAGTAAATAGCTGCGAAACACAGACATCCGGCATCATTATTTCATTGATTGCCTTCTGTAAACACCGTCATTTGCTTTGCTCGTACACAACTTCTGTTTCCTGAGTTTGTGGAGATGCTTTCTGCACGATCAATTAGcaataaaaactcattttcTCATCTCCTGAGTTGGAAAACACACTATGGTCTTGTTTTCCTACAGGGATGGTCTTAAAATGGCAAGtttactttcaaatgtgctgctaGCAAAGATGGAAAACATCCAATCTAGGTGCAGGTTTATCCTATAgagctcatttttaaaattctaaaaatgaagcaaattatgcaaaaaaaaaacaaaacaagaaaaacccaaacaaacagcaacaaaaaaaatctcagctgtgaccaacaatcacaTGATGAAAAGTCAGGGACTTTTACCAATATCACAGTATATagtaacctttaatgttaatgttagtAACCTGCCTGTCttgcctttttttcccatttatgctgttgtatgtaagctgctgaagacttgaatttccctcaggactgataaagcatctatttatctatctatctatctgtctgtctgtctgtctgtctgtctgtctgtctgtctgtctgtctgtctgtctgtctgtctgtctgtctatctatctatctatctatctatctatctatctatctatctatctgtctgtctatctatctatctatctatctatagtctatctatctatagtctatctatctatctatctatctatctatctatagtctatctatctatctatctatctatctatctatctatctatctatctatctatctatctatctatctatctatagtctatctatctatagtctatctatctatctatctatctatctatctatagtctatctatctatctatctatctatctatctatctatctatctatctatctatagtctatctatctatctatctatctatctatctatctatctatctatctatctatctatctatctatctgtctaaaTTTCTTTTCTCATTGTGTTGAGTTGGAAAACACAGTATGGTGTTGTTTTCCCACAATAATTGTCTTAAAACTGCAAGTGTTCTACTAGTAAAGATGGAGAACATCCAATCTAGGTGCAGGATATTTAACCAAATTTACTTTATCCTATAGAtgtcatttaaaagaaaaaactaaatgaagaaaattctgaaaaaaagcccaaaacctcagctgtgaccaaatgttacataaataaaattcagaCTTTTACCAATAAAAACTAATCTTCTCAGTCTCTTGGGTTGAAAATAACAGTATAGTCCTGTTTTTCCAGAATAATTGTCTTAAAATGACAAGTTTACTTTCAAATGTAGTGTTGCACAGGTGGAAATATCCAATCTAGGTACAAGATTTTTAACCAGAATTACTTTATCCTAttgatttcattaaaaataaataactgaataagtgaataaagtaaattctgtaaaaaaaaaaaaataaaaaaaataaaaacctcagCTGTGACCTTGTCTGTCACATGATGATAATTCAGGGACTCTTACCAACAAAAACTTATTTTCAACTCAAgagaatgattttaaaaaaaaggtcttATTTTGCCAGAATAATTGTCTTAAAATGTCAAGTGTACTTTGAAATGTGCTGCTAGCAAAAAGGGAAAACTGGATATTTAATTAAGTCACTTTATCCTACTTGATCCTGCAGATATCATTCAACAATTCCCACAAATAAAAGTTTTTGCAATGATGAGattctgccaaaaacaaaacctgacCTGTGACTCATCATGACATTCAGGGACtattaccaataaaaacatCTGTTCTCATTCTCATGAGTGAGAAGAAACAGTACAgtctcattttttcataatgATTGTCTCAAATTGCTGAGTTTACTTTAAAACGTGCTGCTAATAATGATGGAAAACATCCAATCTAGCTGCAAAATGTTTAACCAAATTTTATTTATCctataaatgttatttaaaaaaaaaaaaaaattagcaaattctgcaaaaaaataaacttcagctgtgaccaacgaTCACATGATGAAAAGTCAGGGACTTATTccaatgaaaacatgttttctcaTCCTCTTAAGTGAGAAAACACACTATggtctcagaaaaaaaaaaaaaaaacaaactaaaatctaTGATATTTTATCACTTTTCCTTGcaggtctcatttaaaaatctccaaaaatacAACTTTCGCACTAATGACATTCTGCAAAAACCAAAagctcagctgcaaccaacagtcatgtgataaaaattcagggacttttaccaataaaacagattttcttaTTGTCTTGAGTGAAAAAACCTCACTGTGATCTTAGTTTTCCAGAAATGAAATGTCCAGATTACTATGAAATGTGCTGCtatcaaagagaaaaaaactatttaagtCCATGATACTTAATCACACTTTGTCCTACTTTATGCTGCAGgtctcattcaaaaaaaatccaaaataaagtgtttgtaATGTTTAGATTCTGCAAAAAGCTGTGACCAACAACCACATGCCAAAAATTCAGActattaccaataaaaaaaatttcatatcATTCTCTTGAGCGAGAACAAACATTATGATCTCGTTCTTCCAGAACAATTGCCTAAAAATGgcagatttattttgaaaagcgctACTAGCAAAGAGGGAAAACGTCCTATTTAAGTACATATTTTATCAAATTCACTTTACTCTACAGGTCTCAttcaaaaatgttccaaaaataaactgattgcaattagattctgcaaaaaaacaaaaataaacacaagaaaaactagAGAAAACACAATATGGTACTGTTTTTCTGagaataacttttaaaataGCATGTTTACTTTGAAATGTGCTGCCAGCAAAAGGCCTAGGTACTGGATATTTAATAAAACTCACTTCATCCTGCAGATCtcattaaaaaatgtccaaaaatagaGCGTTTACAATGAttagattctgcaaaaactgaaatttagCTGCGACCGAAagccacatgacaaaaaaaatctgagactttaaccaataaaaacatcttttttcatTCTCTAGAGTGAGCAAACACATTATGGTCTTATTTAGCCAGAATAATTGTCTTTAAAtggcagttttattttgaaatgtgctgccagcaaagagagaaaaagactaTTTAAGCACACAATAACACGCTCCCAGTAAAGGGAGGAATAAATCCAATCCACGTACAtgaattaaaatgtttattgagTTTTTTATGTGCTTGGCacctgtatttacattttttcaaaatgcctccgaaagaaaaaaaaagaattccttTGCTATTTCCCTTTTTTCACACGTTTTTATAACAGATTGGCCTGTAAAACTGCTATACTGCTCAGCACTTAAATACACAccacaacatattttactctGTTTCGCTAATTATAACTTTTCACACAACAACTTCTTAAGCTTACGTTATTGATTGCATTCGccatcttttatttatatttatatatttatatatatgtctGCTTAAAAACATTAATCCACTCAAAAATAGTGAAGCCGTTCCAGTCTGTGAGGAGAAACCGGTTGATGGAGGCGTGAGGTCGGACCAAGTTCCTCAGTGAAACCAAAACACTGCATCCGGAGAAACCAGACGTCTGAGGAGCAgcgagtcttttttttttgtccagttttcaTTCCAGCTAGAACCACCGAGATTTTCTATGTGGCacaagaagttaaaaaaaaaacttctgcatCACAGTCAAGATTCTTTGGTTGCAGGATGGCGGGAGGTCCTTTGAGTTCCTGAAAAACATCAGTCACTTCGACGAGGCTTTTGCTGCTATTGCACCGTAATATTCACAATTCCTCCCGAAGCGGCGCTGTCGGCTGCTGTCCAGCTTCACTGATACAAAGATGAATAGTAGCTTGGACTCCTGCTGTGATgctgtaaaaagacaaacatgagaTGATGTCCTTTTCCTGGAAGTGTGAAGACGCTGCGTGGACGTGGAGCCTTGCTAGCGGGTCTTCAGCTCCTACACCATGTGCATGGACATCTGGGAGGAGGAGCCGTACTGACGCCCGTCACAGGCGCCGCCGCCGCCCTGCTGGCTGCCGCTGGTGTTGCCGATCATGTGCATCGTGTCCATGCTGCCGTTGGACAGGTACTGGCGCTCGGCGAAGGCCCCGGCGGGGGTGGAGGAGCAGAGCAGGCCGCCCTGGGGCTTCTCGGGGCTGGCGGCCAGGCGGGGGGAGGCGGGGAAGTTGTATCCGTACAGGTTGTAGGGGTTGTGCAGGGAGAAGGCGTTGTAGGAGCCCTGCTGCACGTGGTGGTGGCCGCCGCTGAACATGTGGGCAGAGGACGGCGAGGATccggaggaggaagacgaggcgGAGCCGGAGCCGCCGCCCGCCTGCATCACGTACTGCAGCTGGGAGGCCGGGAAGGAGCCCAGCTGGCCGCCGTACGCCTCCATCTTCCCCCCGCTGCCGCCGCCGCTTCCCCCGCCGGCCAGCGAGGCGTGGGAGCCGCCCTGCATGCCGGCAGCGATCAGGGAGGAAGTCCTCTGCGGAAGGAAGGATTCGGACGGCTGGGCGGAGGCCACGGCGCCCCCCGCGGCCTGGAGGCGGCCGTAGGAGCCGTCGGCCAATCCGCCGTAGCCCTGCAGGGCGGCCATGTTGCTGCGAGCGCAGGCCGGGTACTCGGACAGGCCCAGGTTACACAGCTGACTCTCCCTGCAGCCCACGTTGAAGGTGTTCGGGGCCAAGTGGAAGGTCGGAGGGGAGCAGGACGGAGACAGGAGGTGGGCGGCACCAGACGGAGAAGGAGTTCCTGTactggaggtggtgggagaagTTCCTGTGCTGCCGCCTggaagacagaaacacaaagaagatAAGGGAAAAACAGTCTTTAAGAATCAGATTTCATCTTAGGAAAGGACAGTTTAATACTCAACTTTTTAAAACCGGTTCCAGGATGAAATCTGGTCGAGTTTGAGCCAAAATCAATGCAAAAGCGCAACAGATTACATACAGATGAAGAGAAACGTAGACCTCTGACCTAAAACCTCTCAAATCAAACTATAAAAATGTCATCTGTGcatacgctactgttcaaaagtttggggtcacttagaaatgtccttatttttgaaagaaaagcagtttttccatgaagataacatgaaatgaatgataaatccagtgtagacatagttaatgtggtaaatgactattgtagctggaaacagctgatttttaatggaatatctccatagaggtacagaggaacatttccagcaaccatcactcctgtgttctaatgctacattgtgttagctaatggtgttgaaagtctaactgatgattagaaaacccttgtgcagttatgttagtacatgaataaaagtgggagttttcatggaaaacatgaaattgtctgagtgaccccaaacttttgaacagtagtgtatgttttggTCAGAATCATTCAGTCTTGTATGTGACACTAACAAGTTTTCAGTCCAAAATTCTTATGTAACATGGCTCACTGTTCATCTtttaccctctgaaccccaaaacccaccggCAAATTAATCCTTTCTTTATCGTATCTCATTTTATCGTAACTTTATTGTATCTTAATCGTATCTTTACCGTAATACTAAATTAATCTTttcttaattttaatttaatttaacttaaCCTAAACTTAATTTTATCTTAATCTTCTCTTTAGGTATTACCAAACATGTTTTGAGTCCAGAACTGAGTCTCATTATGTGGATCATTGTTCATCTTTAACcccctgaaccccaaaacccaccagcaacTTCCAATGGCttggtttattttaataaaaaaaatctcagaaacaACTATGTAAATGTGTCTTTGTTAGATTTTCAACTTCCCGATGGTCCTTGAATTATTTATCTGCAGTTCCATTCAGAAAAgtaactaaatctaagcttaaagtcatcatatttcatcaaaatcactttaccCTACAGGGTTCGTTCAAAAATTTTGCTAATAacaagattctgcaaaaaaaaaaaaaaaactgcactccTCAGTGCAACTGTTAAACCATTTAATAATTCAGCTGCAtctaacagtcacatgacaaaaaatatggggatttttttagcTTGAACTGCAGGTAGTGTTTTAGTTCATATACATACATGTGGAAATAAATTCATAATGTAAATGGTAAAAATCTATATTCTGTATTATCATATTTTTTCCTGGTACTAGTCACATCTTTGGGCTGTTGGAAAATGCTCTACATATAAATTTATTCAATTTTTGTAACTCAGTTTagttttcttgtcatttatggcattataactgacatttctgagttcttctTACTTCTTGCAATAGTTGTTCTATTTTTATAGTGACTCAGGTCTTTATATTGGAGGAAAAATTGAGCCCATagagtaaaaatgcaataacagcaaaaaaaaaaaaaaacacccaaaaatgtAAGGTTTCATAAATGCATTGCTTGTAAATGAGTTAACTGTGGAGCaccgtgaaaaagtatttgcccccttctcgAATTCTTATTAAAATGTGATTCGCCACAGTTAACTGATGATTTAacaaggggggcaattactttttcacacagggccagcTAGGTTTGGacacctttttttccctcctaaaacattaaatcatcatttaaaaactgcattttgtgtttactttggttatctttgtctgatatttacattaatgtgggggaaatatgcaaaaaaaaaaaataagaattttgctggattttggttgatttttttgtgaatgttaaagaaaatattagaaattttactgatatatatggaatcactttagatacttttaggatttttttggaagattttactcattttttgaaaatatttacaagaattttcttgccaaatttggtggattttttaaaaaataaaacttttaagggaaactttaaaggaattattggaattttcttcctaaaggttttgcaaattttcagaaatttggggaattttttttgctgaatttttggatttttttcagacaaggaaacaatatttttggtgtccgtaaatggagacaacaggagggtaaagACTAGTTTCCACTGATAGTCCAGCAGCAGACTAATAAAGCAGGTAGTCAACTACAACATGAATCCACCTGCCACTAATTTTTCTTCGCCTCGTTGAGCCACTTGAACTTTCTGAAAATCCTCTCCAGGCTTCGCTCTGCTGCACACGACATCCCAGAGCGCCTTGTAAAATATACGTCTGGTGTGTGCAGATAAATATGGATCCAGTTTGGACTGTGTCTGGTCAACAGAGCCGCCCtgcatataaaatataaatatatatctataaaCTCTGCTGGCACAATAACGTCCACGAGTCGGGGGGCCTCTGGGAGCGAAATGATAGCTGTGGGATATCAATCACACACTTCTCCATTAATGAGAAGTTGGCCGGCGTTCATGTTGCTGTTGGAGATTTTCGTCGGAGGCAGAACTAAATAATCCAGGACCGGCTGGCCGCGGTTCCCATTCTGCACCATATGCCTTCGATAATACCGCTCAGGGAAAGAGGAGAGAACGGAGGAAGGTGGATGTGCACGAAGGGAAAAAGGGGAGCGATAGCGAGGTGATGTCATGTTTTCCTCAAGGTGCTTCGGTGTCGAGGGAGACGAGCTGATTGCTTGAAGGGGAAGGAGGGCGTCTGGTGGAGTGGAAGGGCAGAAGAGCTGCACATGTAGCCGCCGTGTCCTCACAGGGTGACGCAGGGTTCACTGGCAAGGACTTTAATTAAATCCCAATCACCGCCCGCAGATAACAAACACATGTCGGGGCGTCACGTCATGCTGACCTCCAGGTTCAGCCGAGTCCGAGTCCGAGTCGCTGGAGCCgggacagagggagggagggagggagggagggagggaggtggccctgccggccggccggccggccggcCAACGCTCGTGTCGCCGAGCCGTCCAAGAGCCACGGGGTTCGTTTAACGATTTTTTTATTTCCCGATGTGAAAAGTTGAGCAGACGCAGGAGGAGCTGCCAGAGCTGCAGCACATGGCCAAGCTCAAACCAAGGACGAGCAGCGGTGATACGGAGGAAAATATGCAGAAACAGAGTTCAGGTCAGGACAGGACAGCAGCGAGATCACAATCACAACAGATCTGAGATCATTTAGCACTTTATCCTGCAAATAAcctgaaaaaaatcacttcttaTGTCAACAATTCCATCATATAAACCTGTCCGCTAACACAATGAAACCACTGTCCTGTGATTATCCACGTCAAAAGGTCAACAGAGCCTTTATTATGGCTTTATTTTTAGCCTTATTGTTCTTTCCTcagtgagggatcaataaatctcatcttcatctcatcttaatgttatcttctccTTTTAAATTCAAATCATGACCTTCCCGTGACCTAAACAAACAGTTTTGGTACCCAAACTTAACCaaacactgactgaaaatgCAGTAAACACAGAAGAGAAACACTTTTATCTTGTCTTAATCctattttatctcatcttatcgtAACTTCATCTTAATCATATCTTTACCTCAATCTGAAattaatcttatcttaacattaacttgtttttttttaatcttaatgTTAATTTTTACCTTTATCTTATCTTGATTTTAACTTGACCTAATTTAACTAACTTaatctagttttattttttttatcttaattCCCTCTTGCAGCCATTACAAGAATTTCACGTAAAATCTCTGGAACTGTCGACCTGCAAACAGAGCTTTTCTTCTTCAAAATCAAGtgtaatatattatttttagttGCCAAATGTTTTAATCtaatgtgcaatattacttTACTACATCAGCATCATTGCCACTTTGACTTCTTACttttctaatctaatctaattttagctacttatttttatattcatgATCGTATCTATATCTTATTACTTTTCTATTAAAacctgcatttgttctcatgtTATGTAACTTAGTTTTTTGAGTAATATAtggcaaatgatttttttatcaAAAAGTTTCATCTcattctttaattaaaaaattattaaaaagctaaattaaGAATGTCCTGGTCAgtagtttgtccaaaattataaGTTACAACTCAAGATTTTCCCAAACGAGTTAGTTTTACCATCTACAAAACATTCCATATTCCAGGTTTTTTGTATGCTatctgtattttcatgttttctctgatttaaaaaagataaatctCATAGTTTCTCCTCTGCAGGTGAGCGATCTGACTCTAATTCTACATATTTACTTCCACACATAAAGATCCCACAGTAAAAGTGATGAAAGTGCTGATTTTTCCGAACGGAGATGCCGATCATGGACTCACCCTGCTGTTTCTGCATGTTGGTGAAGTCTTCGAATGTGAGGGTTCTGACCGGAGGCCTCCAGAAAGCATAAGTCTCCATGATGGCCTCCAGACCAGTCCTGCAGAACCACAAACAGACGgattagaaaacactgaaaacagaaaacaggacaATAACGGCCTCTGCATGCGTGTCGACCAGATgatgtttagttttattgtttccTTTGTAATCCTTAAACGATCAGACTCAGTTTGAACTTTTTCTATCCACAGATCGTGATCAAAGATCCataatggggaaaaaatagaGTCCTCTGGTCTcatttgttttgattataaTCTCATTTTTATCTTGCACAATCTAGATTTTATTAATTTAGTAACTTTCCACCATCCATACTGCAGTCTGACACTTAAATTAGAGGTCGATCGATCGAGTTTGGATCCTCagatattcagtgtttttctgattcttcctgataaaactttaaaatgtgcttcattgGCTTCTGTCTGGTTTCCAGTAATGTTCCGCTTACAGATCTATGAAAACGTTCTTGTAATGCGACATATTAACAAAAGCGGAACtttttttcctgtaatgttCTGAAGATGTTTCGGGGATGTAAAACGTTTCCACAGGGTTACAGGATACAAAAAAACGTCTTCATGcaacattctttaaaaaaaaaaaaaaaagtttcagaacatttttagagcgtCTTTGGAGAACTGCATCCTGCCTTTAAAACAAACATCCTTGgaaccaaaacaaaactttctGTGGAAACTTTACTAGACCTTTCTTAGACCGTTTTTAGAACAAAGGGTGTTTTAACGGACAAATTAAAAGACATTGTGGCAGCAAAGTTCTgcggatgttttggggatgttgctgTTGAGAATGTTCCTTTATAAAATGTTCCCTAATGTTCTTCTTCAGAACATCTTTCAAGAGCTTTATTCTACCTTAAAGAAAGAACATCCTGAAAACTAAAGGAAAACTTCAAGCTGAAACAGTACTTGAACTTTCACAGAACGTTGTTAgaccaaaatatgtttttatacaatgttttttttgcctacaatgttctgaggatgttacTGTTGAGAGCATTCATCTGTAAAACGATCCCTTAACATTCGGAAAATAACTGTTTGAGTGTCTTTGGAGAAAGACAAAGTTCTCCAAAGATGCTCTACAAATGCAGGATTGAAAACATTCTTCCTTTGCTATCAGGTAACATTAAGGGAACGTTTTATAGAAGACGGTTCTCAAAAGGAACACCcccaaaacattttaatttaaattcttcAGTGGATAAAGGAAAACTTCCCTCTGAATTATTACTAGAACTTTCTCAGTGTGTCTTTAGATGTCCATTTTAGGTACATTGTTAAAGCATCTTTGGAGAACTTTGGTTTCCAGagatgttcttcttaaaggcagGATAAAGTTTTCTAAAAATGCTCTCGCACTGAAAACGTTCTTGGAGCACTGTGGTGACGTTTTATCAAAGAACGTTCTCAATGCAGGAACATTTTTAGACCGTGATTAGAGAACTTCATCCTGGAAACTAAACTAACTTCCCACTGAAACAGTACTAGAAttttctcagaacatttttagaaaaaaacaacattctaGTTGAGTTCTTACGCCATTTTTGAAGAACTGTTCTGTGAATAAAAGCAGTTTGGTCCTAAAATTTGTGACCAGAGCACTTGAGATGGCGATTAAGtggaaaaaatatctaaaaataatgTTCTTAA
This DNA window, taken from Amphiprion ocellaris isolate individual 3 ecotype Okinawa chromosome 11, ASM2253959v1, whole genome shotgun sequence, encodes the following:
- the tbx15 gene encoding T-box transcription factor TBX15 isoform X2, producing MEEIQVELQCADLWKRFHDIGTEMIITKAGRRMFPAMRVKIAGLDPHQQYYIAMDIVPVDNKRYRYVYHSSKWMVAGNADSPVPPRVYIHPDSLASGDTWMRQVVSFDKLKLTNNELDDQGHIILHSMHKYQPRVHVIRKDFSSELSPNKPVPSGDGVKTFSFPETVFTTVTAYQNQQITRLKIDRNPFAKGFRDSGRNRTGLEAIMETYAFWRPPVRTLTFEDFTNMQKQQGGSTGTSPTTSSTGTPSPSGAAHLLSPSCSPPTFHLAPNTFNVGCRESQLCNLGLSEYPACARSNMAALQGYGGLADGSYGRLQAAGGAVASAQPSESFLPQRTSSLIAAGMQGGSHASLAGGGSGGGSGGKMEAYGGQLGSFPASQLQYVMQAGGGSGSASSSSSGSSPSSAHMFSGGHHHVQQGSYNAFSLHNPYNLYGYNFPASPRLAASPEKPQGGLLCSSTPAGAFAERQYLSNGSMDTMHMIGNTSGSQQGGGGACDGRQYGSSSQMSMHMV
- the tbx15 gene encoding T-box transcription factor TBX15 isoform X1 translates to MSERRRSAAALSSRAHAFSVEALIGSNKKRKLRDWEEKELELSMESLATDGEDAAHCLDMDPDSEASPGSDGEGLAERTSCSFGSPADLAPGPCDPSPPASMEEIQVELQCADLWKRFHDIGTEMIITKAGRRMFPAMRVKIAGLDPHQQYYIAMDIVPVDNKRYRYVYHSSKWMVAGNADSPVPPRVYIHPDSLASGDTWMRQVVSFDKLKLTNNELDDQGHIILHSMHKYQPRVHVIRKDFSSELSPNKPVPSGDGVKTFSFPETVFTTVTAYQNQQITRLKIDRNPFAKGFRDSGRNRTGLEAIMETYAFWRPPVRTLTFEDFTNMQKQQGGSTGTSPTTSSTGTPSPSGAAHLLSPSCSPPTFHLAPNTFNVGCRESQLCNLGLSEYPACARSNMAALQGYGGLADGSYGRLQAAGGAVASAQPSESFLPQRTSSLIAAGMQGGSHASLAGGGSGGGSGGKMEAYGGQLGSFPASQLQYVMQAGGGSGSASSSSSGSSPSSAHMFSGGHHHVQQGSYNAFSLHNPYNLYGYNFPASPRLAASPEKPQGGLLCSSTPAGAFAERQYLSNGSMDTMHMIGNTSGSQQGGGGACDGRQYGSSSQMSMHMV